In Rhodamnia argentea isolate NSW1041297 chromosome 4, ASM2092103v1, whole genome shotgun sequence, the following proteins share a genomic window:
- the LOC115743501 gene encoding CBL-interacting serine/threonine-protein kinase 5-like — translation MEESDRKRIFQKYEMGRFLGKGTFAKVYYGKNLQTGESVAVKVIGKDHVQKEGMMEQIKREISVMRLVRHPNVVELKEVMATRTKIFVVMEYVRGGELFAKVARGKLKEDLARKYFQQLISAVDFCHSRGVSHRDLKPENLLLDENGDLKVSDFGLSALPEQLRHDGLLHTQCGTPAYVAPEVLRKKGYDGSKADIWSCGVILYVLLAGFLPFQEENLMKMYRKVFKAEFQFPPWFTTDTRRLVSRLLVSDPEKRITIPAIMRVPWFRKGFCRPLALSIPDLESEKPRGEREEEDEKLPNSESIKSQKVPSPKFFNAFEFISSMSSGFDLSSLFETKRKAGSMFTSKCSATSIMSKIEGLAKGLSFKVASVKDFKIRLQGPVEGRKGRLSVTAEVFEVAPEVAVVEFCKSAGDTLEYVKFCEEDVRPALKDIVWSWQGDNICHCSGTVAEGEEVQRQALVA, via the coding sequence ATGGAGGAGAGCGACAGGAAGCGCATCTTCCAAAAGTACGAGATGGGCAGGTTCCTAGGGAAGGGGACGTTCGCCAAGGTGTACTACGGCAAGAACCTCCAGACCGGAGAGAGCGTCGCCGTTAAGGTCATCGGCAAGGACCACGTCCAGAAGGAAGGCATGATGGAGCAGATCAAGCGCGAGATCTCCGTCATGAGGCTCGTCCGCCACCCGAACGTGGTCGAGCTGAAGGAGGTCATGGCCACCAGGACCAAGATCTTCGTAGTGATGGAGTATGTCCGCGGCGGTGAGCTCTTCGCCAAGGTGGCGCGCGGGAAGCTGAAGGAGGATCTCGCCCGCAAGTACTTCCAGCAACTCATCTCCGCCGTCGACTTCTGCCACAGCCGCGGCGTCTCACACCGCGACCTGAAGCCGGAGAACCTGCTGCTCGACGAGAACGGGGACCTCAAGGTCTCCGACTTCGGGCTTTCGGCCCTGCCGGAGCAGCTCCGCCACGATGGGCTCCTCCACACGCAGTGTGGCACGCCGGCCTACGTCGCCCCCGAGGTCCTGCGGAAGAAGGGCTACGACGGGTCGAAGGCCGATATCTGGTCGTGCGGTGTGATCCTGTACGTCCTCCTCGCAGGGTTCCTGCCGTTTCAGGAAGAGAACTTGATGAAGATGTATCGAAAGGTGTTCAAGGCCGAGTTCCAGTTCCCGCCGTGGTTCACGACGGACACGAGGCGGCTCGTGTCGAGGCTGCTCGTGTCCGATCCCGAGAAGCGGATCACGATCCCTGCAATAATGCGCGTCCCCTGGTTCCGGAAAGGATTCTGCCGGCCATTGGCTTTATCGATTCCAGACCTGGAATCGGAGAAGCCACGgggcgagagagaagaagaggatgaaaaGCTGCCGAATTCAGAGTCGATTAAATCCCAAAAGGTCCCGTCGCCGAAGTTCTTCAACGCATTCGAGTTCATCTCCTCAATGTCATCGGGCTTCGACCTGTCGAGCCTCTTCGAGACGAAGCGGAAGGCCGGGTCCATGTTCACCTCCAAGTGCTCGGCGACCTCGATCATGTCGAAGATCGAGGGGCTCGCCAAGGGGCTAAGCTTCAAGGTCGCGAGCGTGAAGGACTTCAAGATAAGGCTGCAGGGGCCGGTCGAGGGGCGGAAGGGGCGTCTGTCGGTGACGGCGGAGGTCTTCGAGGTGGCGCCGGAGGTCGCGGTGGTCGAATTCTGCAAGTCGGCCGGCGACACGCTGGAGTACGTGAAGTTCTGCGAAGAAGACGTCAGGCCTGCGCTCAAGGACATAGTCTGGTCGTGGCAAGGGGACAACATCTGCCACTGCAGCGGAACCGTCGCTGAAGGCGAAGAAGTACAGAGGCAGGCGTTGGTTGCCTAA